The following are encoded together in the Limanda limanda chromosome 12, fLimLim1.1, whole genome shotgun sequence genome:
- the akt1 gene encoding RAC-alpha serine/threonine-protein kinase, with product MTNVVIVKEGWLHKRGEYIKTWRPRYFLLKSDGTFIGYKERPQDPDQLETPLNNFSVAQCQLMKTERPKPNTFIIRCLQWTTVIERTFHVETPEEREEWTKAIQTVAEGLQKQEEEMMDSSPDPMDMEVYLTKPRLKVTMHDFEYLKLLGKGTFGKVILVKEKATGRYYAMKILKKEVIVAKDEVAHTLTENRVLQNSKHPFLTGLKYSFQTHDRLCFVMEYANGGELFFHLSRDRVFSEERARFYGAEIVSALDYLHSERNVVYRDLKLENLMLDKDGHIKITDFGLCKEGIVDGATMKTFCGTPEYLAPEVLEDNDYGRAVDWWGLGVVMYEMMCGRLPFYNQDHEKLFELILMEDIRFPRTLGPEARSLLSGLLKKDPMQRLGGGPDDAKEIMQHKFFAAIEWQDVYEKKLVPPFKPQVTSETDTRYFDEEFTAQTITITPPGQEDSMESFDSEQRPHFPQFSYSASGTA from the exons ATGACCAATGTGGTGATCGTCAAGGAGGGATGGCTCCATAAAAGAG GAGAATACATCAAGACCTGGAGGCCAAGATATTTTCTCTTGAAGAGCGATGGTACGTTCATTGGCTACAAGGAGCGACCGCAAGATCCTGACCAGCTGGAAACCCCCTTAAATAACTTCTCCGTAGCAC AGTGCCAGCTGATGAAGACGGAACGGCCCAAGCCCAACACATTTATCATCCGCTGCCTGCAGTGGACCACTGTCATCGAGCGCACCTTCCACGTGGAGACCCCTGAGGAGAG GGAAGAATGGACTAAAGCCATCCAGACAGTGGCTGAAGGTCTgcagaaacaagaggaggagatgatggacTCCTCTCCAGACCCCATGGACATGGAGGTCTACCTTACCAAACCTAGACTAAAAGTG ACTATGCATGACTTTGAATACCTCAAACTCCTGGGAAAAGGCACTTTTGGCAAAGTTATCCTGGTAAAGGAGAAGGCCACAGGACGCTACTACGCCATGAAGATCCTAAAGAAGGAAGTGATCGTAGCAAAA gatGAAGtggcgcacacactcacagagaacAGAGTCCTCCAGAATTCAAAGCATCCGTTCTTGACA GGATTGAAATACTCCTTCCAGACACATGACCGCCTGTGCTTCGTCATGGAGTATGCCAATGGTGGAGAG cttTTCTTCCACCTGTCAAGAGACCGGGTGTTCTCGGAGGAGCGGGCACGGTTTTACGGTGCAGAGATAGTGTCGGCGCTGGACTACCTTCATTCTGAAAGAAACGTGGTCTATCGAGATCTAAAG CTGGAAAACCTCATGCTGGACAAAGATGGACACATAAAGATCACAGACTTTGGTCTGTGTAAGGAGGGGATCGTAGATGGTGCCACCATGAAAACGTTCTGTGGGACGCCAGAGTACCTCGCACCTGAG GTGCTAGAAGACAACGACTACGGCCGTGCTGTGGACTGGTGGGGTCTGGGTGTGGTGATGTACGAGATGATGTGCGGCCGGCTGCCTTTCTACAACCAGGACCACGAGAAGCTGTTCGAGCTCATCCTCATGGAAGACATCCGCTTCCCACGGACGCTCGGACCCGAAGCCCGCTCGCTGCTCTCTGGCCTTCTCAAGAAAGACCCCATGCAGAG GTTAGGTGGAGGGCCCGACGATGCCAAGGAAATCATGCAGCACAAGTTTTTCGCGGCAATCGAATGGCAGGATGTTTACGAGAAGAAG CTGGTCCCGCCATTTAAGCCTCAAGTTACCTCGGAAACAGACACGCGATATTTTGACGAGGAGTTCACAGCACAGACCATCACTATCACTCCACCCGGACAAG AAGACAGTATGGAGTCCTTCGACAGCGAGCAGAGACCCCACTTCCCCCAGTTCTCCTACTCTGCCAGCGGGACGGCCTGA